The DNA window atttaatccaacggcggtcgaatagttattagccttactcctagtatataggagtaatgatcatggaGTAATGACAGAACATGGGAATGTGAgttctgagaagacatctttgaaaatgacaacacGTTTTGAAAgtagagtcataaatgattatgacgttagtcagttgtcttggaactctgagaaatgagtaaaacgaaatctcattataacaagaaacgcccATTTCTCTTGttcttcgaaacaggcatttattgggggcaatttgttggctgaagatttcgtttaataagaatattctttgaagagttagaattcgaagaaagatggttactgatgaccattttctgagattaaatggctactgatggccatgtttcgagaatgttgtttgagttggagtaaagatggttagacttggagctaattcgaagaggattttctttaaaagacttaaatgttttttgcgaaatacgtaaggtactgaggctgaacgtatcttcgtggcattctcgattttgatcacgttgccacgtgtcgaaagaggattcaggcgggatgatttgaatttcgaagtagtttgtgtaaccgcacaaagacagatggcatcctagGAATTCttatgggcaacgtggcattagattagtataggaccgttagggtcgaaactagtataaataagggtcttaatgttaggatttcgggtgttcattttgtacaaatcactcacaaatcactcaagtatcaagtgtttagagaacgagttcgctgagaaatgtacgtatgacaccaacaccaatttaaataaatttgcatctttctttattcaagtatcttttcattattactgctttcgtttactttctgttgTTTACATTCTTGCATTTATCTTATTTCGTCTAACTTtaatttcgaagcactttacatttccgcactctacttttctgcaatttacatgcttttatttatgtttctttgtcGAAAGTTACATTAACTTGTATAACCAGTATTGTTTTAAGTGAATGTTCATATgatcacatcacaaacaagttttctcgaagtcagaacagacaaacatgaatcaaatcatatcgaaagacatttgtttgactatgtcttaggatcaatctagtcgatcctgcgagtagccaaagtatattttatagtttggaggactagcggttgtttaccggaaatcaccgtaaacaatagCATCGAATAATTTTCGGTAAACGGAGGAGCTCAATCGGGAGTCATAGTCATCAAAGGCAAGAAGGAAGACGTGTTCGAATGGGTAAAGATCATTAATTAAAGGTACAATTTGGCTGAGTGTGGATTATTTGAAAACTCCCTTTTTAATATTCGAAAAGCCAGCGCTGTGAACATTTCTTGTAGCAAGTCTATTGGAATTTTTGAGAATGTTTCATGCAACAAGTCTTTAGGAAAACAGGTTATGCTTCCAGACTGCTCTTTTGTATGAAGTGGAGACTTGGGCGCCAAAAACGGGAGAGGGGATGAAACAGATGGAGTCAAGGACATTCATAACAATTCTTCTGATATTCTTTCTGTGCAGCAACCGATTTACGCCGAGTCATGTCCGTCGGTAGTGCAAGGTACAGCGGGAATGATTGGAGAAAGAGCTGGAGGAAAAAatattagaataactaatttgaATGGTAATACAGAGGGGGAGAAAAGGTTGTGTAAGGGCAAAGTCAGTAGATTACACATAAATGGAGGGGAGATTTTGAAGGGGAATGTGAAGGGGGAGCTGTCTTTGGCCGATGAAATGGAGAAGGGGAGTAATCAAAGTCACCACAATGGTAGTTACTCGGTGTGTTATGGGGACCAATCGGAAGAGTCAGACATTCGTAGAAACAATGGAAGGCAATGAGAGTTTTTAAAGTGGGATGTGGGAGATAGATTATGGGCGGCCACTGTTGCTTTGGGGGTAGTGGATGTTGAGGGACAGAATAAAATTGGGTGTAGGAATGGGGATGCAAAACACGGAGGAGCTATAGAAGGGGAAGGAAGGAGCTCATAAACATTATGCAATGATTATAGGATCATTAAACATTAGAGAGGGATTGAGTGCACTCAAAAGGAGGAGAATGAGTTCTATAGTTAATAAAGGGAAAGCGGATATAGTTCTTCACCAAGAAACAAAGGTGACTAATATGAGTGAGGCAGTGGCTAATAGTTTTTGGAGATATTCGGAGATTGGTTTTTCTTTCTCTAATTTGATGGGTAGACCGGGGGGGCTAATCACTTTATGGAAAAAAGATAGCATGGAGGTGATTATTAGTTTTAAAGGAGAAGGTTTTTTGGGGATAAAGGTGAGATGTAAGGAAAATATTTACTATGTTGTGAACATATATTCTTCTTGAGATATTATTAAGAAGAAAAGTATGTGGGCCGAGTTGCTTGATTTGAAGAAGAAATTTCGAGACGGAGATTGGATAATGGGAGGTGATTTCAACGCGATTAAGAATGGTAGGGAGAGGAAAGCAAGGGCGGTTATGGTCAACAATAAAGAAGCCGAGCTTTTCGCGGAGTTTATTTTTAAGAGCGAGTTGGTGGATGTTCCGTGTAAGGGAAAAAAGTTTTCTTAGTTTAGGGGTGATGGAAAATCTAAGAGTAGGATTGATCAATTCCTTTTATCTAGTACGGTGGTGAATAGATGGGATGTTATTGGTCAAATGATTGGTGATAGGGACATATCGGATCATTGCCCCAATTGGATTATGACAGATAATCATAATTGGGGATCGAAACCCTTCAAATTCAACAACGAATggtttacttttgattctttcatTCCTTTAGTGGAAAAGGAGTGGAAAAGCTTAGTGGTCCAAGGAAGAGGAGATTTCATCTTAAAGGAGAAGCATAGACTTCTTAAAGACAAACTCAAGAGATGGAATAAGGAGGTGTTCGGGAATATTGACTTAGAGGTAGAGGAAGGCGTTCTTGACATTAATATCATCGACGGAAGGTTAgatttcacttcttcttcttcttattttgaTGACGATCTAGTCTTTAGAAAGGAAGCGTCTTGTAGATTTTGGAGGAATCTAAGGATTAAAGAAAATATGCTTTTACAAAGATATAGATTGTGTTGGTTTAAGGAGGGCGATTCGAATAGTGATTTTTTTCATAAAGTGATGAAACAAAGAAGAATAAGTAATCATATTGGTCCTATTCTTACTTCGAGTGGTATGGTGGAATCGGTGGAAGAGACTAGGGAGGAGGTTTTTTCTCACTTTGAGAAAAAATTTACCGAAACGGAGGCTATCCGACATACGTTGGACGTAATCCCCTTCAAGGCTAATAGTAGGGAGGCGGAGGAGGAGGAGCTTGGGAAACCGTTTCTTGAATATGAGATTAAAAAGGCGGTGTGGGAGAGTGGAGGGTCGAAGATCCCGAGCCTGGATgaattctcttttcttttcttaaagaAATGTTGGAACATTACTAAAGAAGACATTATCAATTTTTTCAACTATTTCTTTCAAGGAggatctgaaggatagaaaagcacttagaaatggggggggggttgaataagtgtagctttaaaacttgtaagataaaaactatttgcacaatgatttttatcctggttcgttgttaactaaactactccagtccacccctttggagtgatttacctcacctgaggatttaatccgctaatcacacttgattacaatggttttccacttagccaactactaagtcttctagagtatcctgatcacaacctgatcactctaggaacaaactacttagacaacttctaagacttactagagtatactgatcaacaacctgatcactctagaacttacaaattaatgtaaacaaattcttttaagagttacaatgcttcttataaagctattatcacaactgtgattttctcttaagtttaagcttaaatctcactaagatattacaacagcaatgtagtgagcttgatgatgaagtttgagagcttttgaatttgacagcgtttctataTAATGCCCAAATGTTGTATCAAGATTcataacatagcttctcatcagaacttcatatttataggcacttgagaagatgaccgttgggagcatttaatgctttgcgtaatccgtacaacatgacatttaatgtttcactcttttgtcaactacctcgagccttgtttccgctgtgactactgacgttgccgttaatagcttctaacgttccttttgtcagtcagcgtagcctgccagtctagtacttgcttttgatctgatgtttgtgtaaacaacgtttgaatatcatcagaatcaaacaacttggtgcagagcatcttcttgtcttctgacctagaagtgcttctgagcgtgataccatgagaacttcaatgcttctgcttcagatctcaagttcttctgatgcttccatagacccatgttctgattctgcttgaccatcttctaatgtcttgccagaccatgttctgatgttgcatgctgaaccttctgagtcagtgcttcttgcgctgattttgtgcatactcgttatataattcctgaaacggaaattgcatagtattagagtaccacattatctcatacaaaattcatatacttgttatcattaaaactaagaatattgattagaacaaatcttgttctaacaatctccccctttttgatgatgacaaaaacatacataaatgatatgaatttgcgatcagaaaagacagacggctaaggacaattacacagctatagcataatcatatagacaatgtgtgaatatgtctccccctgagattaacaatctccccctgagataaataatctccccctgaaataaatactagaagaattttataaataaaagacttccctgagtatttcagttgagacgttcacatatgcttagatcttcagaatattcatagcttctgattcttgcttccattggacagcttcagagcttgaatttcttcttgagtcattgcatgctagattgtatcagaacattgttgaatgtaccagagcatcatcagagcttctctacatcctgaaatgttacagaacaaactaaacgacaaaagtcagcatgaatgaatcagatcaTAGAATGTGTTTCAGAATTTTAtactatgtatcagagcatacacaCAAAATGTTTGAGAGCATATTtagtaactaaaaacatgcatcagaacatataaagaataagaatgaaagtatattctatcatcagaatatcagaacattcttccttcttgcttctgatcttgaagctttatagcactcagcttgcttcaatttccatgagcttgattctttatagaattgcttttcctcatctctttgcttctcatgttgagctttaaaagaggatcttcaattcctgcaagacaacactcaaagacatagaactttgcaagttctgttagagatgtggagcctttctcccagcaactgataaaataaatcagatcatttatcacatttttctccccctttttgtcataacatcaaaaacataaaagattcagaagaaaaacaagacaaacacatagaagaaaaaggataattttcattaagcacagaaaaaggttcagaagtacaagaggaagggcaatggaagatgcaaagaaaaacagatgcagcaaagcaaaaagaaaacaatctaagactcaatctaagatgaccctagctttgacatgatcttggccagcatatcatgaatcccattgttgctctcattctgcctctccatgaaagcacgaaacccAGCAttgattgatctctgctcatcctggttcttctgaataacttccaaagtccttgcaagacgggaaggttcatcagaagaagcttcacaacttctttccagagggatggcattttgatccgcagcttccatggtcagatcatttgcaggattttcctcaacaagaaTTGATTcaacaacatgatcttcagcacctgcttcttccatagaagcatctccatactctgcagcaggaacctcaaaatctccattctcaagtgcctgaagaatggcagcaagattcctaggagcagaaggaccttcaacttctggtgggtcaaccacttctggaatgaccaagcttgggtcttcctcagaaggattttccctcagaaattcaaagagagtcctgaaaTCACCGAGCAGAACATGATATTGAGGtttccagaccacaatttccctacaagggttagcttccattgcagcagcaattcttgcttcttccagctcatccacaaacctcttctcctcaaagatatatctccctccgagacgagcaaaccagaagtcttcataacttctcagaattccacaaggccgtggagcagcttctacacaagctTTCTGAAGTTCTACAATacaagcatctgcttttctgcgtaagattctccagaactttcgcatagcaacatcatttaggCCAGAACTTTCAGCGATTCTGatagtatcaaagactcttctgagattcctctttaccatttcaaaaattacaccaatagggtatacacggcgggattttattttggttatgggagAGTCAGGGTTAGGGACAGAATATGGTTaaggctctctatccaaccgataagaagattctgcttcattgtcagagtctaacactaccatttcagcttcaggacgaggcttgggagtgtagttgcagtcacggagcaattgctcatgtgatgcagagtctAGAAGATCAGAAAGAcatgggttgttttgagaggtggaaggaatgggttcatagttggcatggggaggaggttgagaagtggatatatttgtgtgaggtggaaagagagtttgtaggGGTTGTATATCAAGAACAGGATTATCAAGGGCCTTGTCAGAAACAAGGTTGGTTGAGGGTGGAGGAGAAGGAATGGGAGCATCTGgaatgggtgaaggaggaggagtaagggttttggttacaggagaagtgggaggtgtaagaacatggactttgatgggtgattctgatggggctttatctggttcaggggtttgggcaacagctattggtgcaacttctgaatgtaAAGCAGgaatagaatcaggttcagagagatgtatacctttggctACCTTCTAAACAACTTCGAACACAGCCTCAAGCTTATTCttcttcttactcttctgctcctcAACAATCTTTGCTTTTCCACGAGAGATTTCTctccttctggcagattccagagcTACCTTCTCATTTTCAACAACATTCTGACCTTCaactgcttgagttgttggtccttgcgAGATTTCTacctgctgattcacagcttcttgaacaaCCTCTTCTTCATCGGAGTCATTTATGATAAGCTTCCTTTTtctgatcttcttcttctcaacagctttaacattttcaacatttttattcgacttcttcttcttcttcttatcagcagcctccttcttattcttttcaaattcaattgaaacAACCTGAACAACTTCAGCAATAAC is part of the Vicia villosa cultivar HV-30 ecotype Madison, WI linkage group LG2, Vvil1.0, whole genome shotgun sequence genome and encodes:
- the LOC131649190 gene encoding uncharacterized protein LOC131649190; translated protein: MIGDRDISDHCPNWIMTDNHNWGSKPFKFNNEWFTFDSFIPLVEKEWKSLVVQGRGDFILKEKHRLLKDKLKRWNKEVFGNIDLEVEEGVLDINIIDGRLDFTSSSSYFDDDLVFRKEASCRFWRNLRIKENMLLQRYRLCWFKEGDSNSDFFHKVMKQRRISNHIGPILTSSGMVESVEETREEVFSHFEKKFTETEAIRHTLDVIPFKANSREAEEEELGKPFLEYEIKKAVWESGGSKIPSLDEFSFLFLKKCWNITKEDIINFFNYFFQGGSEG